The genomic DNA GTGATGCCGCTGACAGTAGAGGCGGCGGCTCGTCGAGCGAGGCTTCATTGTTCGGCTACTAAACCGGCTGTCCTTTGGTGGGAGTTGGTTTCGCCCAAGTTCTGGGCCTGGGGGGCGTCGGCCCGTTTCGCGGCACAGGCTCCTTCCACATCGTCGAGGCCGAGAAAGAGGGGCCACACAGCTCCCCCTGTATCACAATGCCCCGCCCCTCAAGCAGCTAGATACGACAGGTGACCTCAAATGAGGCGTCTTGCATGGCTTCTACACCTGCCTGAATGCCAGAACTGCGTTCGTGCCGCCCATGGCGAAGGCGTTGCTCATGGCGACGCGCACCTTGCGCTCGCGCGGCACATTGGGCGTGACGTCGAGATCGCAAGCGGGGTCTGGCTCGCGATAGTTGGCGGTCGGCGGCACGACGTCCTCTTGGATTGCCATCACGCAGGCGATCATTTCAAGCGCGCTCGCTGCGCCGAGGCAATGCGCGTGCGTGGACTTGGTGGAAGAGATGGACATCGAATAAGCGTGATTTCCAAACACACGCTTGATCGCCGCCGTTTCAGTCTGATCATTGCTCTTGGTACCGGTGCCGTGCGCGTTGAGGTAGTCGACGTCCTCGGCATTCAGCCCGGCATCGGCAAGGCAGGCGCGCATCGCCGACGCTGGCCCCTCGACAGATGGCGCGGCGATGTGGAAGGCATCGGCGGAAAGGCCGACGCCGGCGATCTCGGCAAGAATTGTGGCACCACGCCTCGTGGCATGCTCGTAGCTTTCCAGCACGGCCATGCCCGCACCCTCGCCCAGCACCAGGCCCTTCCTATCGGCGGAGAAGGGCCGGCAGGTATCGGGTGAAAGCACGCGCATTGCTTCCCATGCTTTCAGCACGCCCCATGCGAAGGGTGCGTCGCTGCCCCCGGAAACCATTACGTCGGCCCGGCCCAGCTTGATCTGATCCACCGCCGAGGCGATCGCATGGTTGGCCGAGGCACATGCGGAGTTCACCCCGAACACCGGCCCGCGCAAGCCGAGGCGCAAGCTCACCTGGCCGGCGGCGGCGCTTGGCATCGTTTTGGGTACAGCGAGGATGCCAACTCGCCTCGCGCCGTCCAAAAGGAGGGCCCGGTAAGTTTCCTCCATTACATCCCAGCCCAAGCCGCCGACGCCCACTGTAGCGCCGAAGCGATGGGCATTCCCTTCGTCGCAGGAAAGTCCGGCCTGCCGCATGGCTTCGCGCGCCGCAAGCACGGCGAGCAAGCTGAAGCGGGCCATGGAGACGAGCTGCTTGCGATCGATGTCGTGCTCGGGCAGCGCCTTGATCTCAGCGCCGGTCATGCCCTCCAGGTCATGAAGCTCGGAATTGGCGAGCGGGCCGATGGCGGAGCGGCCTTCGCGGATCTCTTTCCACATAGAGGCGGCGTCAGTGCCCAGTCCGCACAGGCCGCCCACTCCGGTGATAACGACGCGCCTGTCCATTCAAGCCTCCTTCGCAAGCAAGCCGCGGACGGCGTCCACGACGTCGCCGACATTCTTGAGATTCGACCAGGCATCGGCCGTGTTCATGTCGATCTTGATGCCGTAGGCCTGTTCCACATCCCAGAGGACGTCCGCCAAACCCAGCGAATCGAACCCGAGCGCGTCCAGTTCCGTGGCGATTGTTATCTCGCCGACGAATGACGCAGGCATTCCCTCACCGCTCTCCGACTCGGCGCGTTTCTTGATCAGGGCAATGACGTCCGTTGCGAATTGATCGGCCATTCTGTTTCCTGTCTTTCTTTCCCGCGTTTCGACCCGGACCCGCGGCTCAGTTCCTGAGGCGCGCCGCGTCGCGAAAGCCATCACGCTTGTGCGACTGACAAAGCCCAATGCTCATAAAGCCGGATCAGGTCCGGCCGATGTGTGGCGTAGGTGCAGTATGACGATGTGAGCCGCTACACCGTGCGCGTCTCCCAGTCTGTCCATAGGCTCGGAAGAAGTCGGACAGTTTGACATGGCCGGTCAGTTGCAACTCCCTTTCCCAGCACTCCACTGCCCGGTAGAGCGCATGAAAAATCTCCTTTCGGGCGGTTTCTTAAGACGCTCGCCACGCTATGAGGCAGTGGGGCATCGGTGTCCGTCAGGTGCTTCTGCCCATGCAGGATTCCAGAACATTGATGAAATCGTTTGTTTCGATGAAAGGCATCCACACTTTGGATAATTGACCACGCGTTTCAAAGGTCGTGAACTACATCTCCTCGTTGTGCTCGACGCACTCCCGACAGAGCGCAACCTCATGGGCGCGGCATGCAAGATTAACCGAGCCCAGCCGGTCATGAGTGCGGCCGGCGCTCGGCTGCTCGATTATTTGCGCGATGAGCTCGCGACCATGTCCGCGGAGGTATTCAAACTTAACGCTGCGTCCGGGAGCTCTTGCCCTCCAGTTCGCGACGCTCTCCTGCCCATCCAGTGCTCGTTTATTTCGTCGGATAGTTTGACCCGGCTCTACCGAATCGCCGCTTCAGGATCATTCTTTCCGATTTCGTCACGCTCGTATTTCTGCCGCGTCCTACACCGATTAGGCGCGAACAAACTGAGCGCCTTGGAACCCGAACCCGTGCGTCGTGACCGGGAGCATCCGGGGCGAACTCATGCGCTCGGGGGCATCGCATCACCGGACGGCGACAGGCACGGTCGACCGGCATCTCGGCATCGGCTGGGAATTCGTCCATGGTCTGCATTGACGACGCTTCCTGAGGCCACGTAGCTCTTATGCCAAGCTGGGCGCCCGGGTCGAGCGCGTAATGACGACAATTGCTTCGCTACAGGTCAAACGCTTTCCGGGCCACCTGCAAAGTCTTCACCCGGCCGTACAGCGCCCAAGACCACTGATGTGATCGACAAGAGCCTTTTTGATAAATCTGCGCTATTCTCCTGTCGGCCGCAATCCAGACTTCTGGCAAGAAGCCGCTGGCATAGAGCTGCGCAAGAACGTCGGCGTCGATCGTCGTTTTGATCTTGGCATCGGCAATGATACGCACCTGTTTCGGGTTGGCGATCCCCACCTTCTTCACATGCGGCGCAACCACAGCCGTAGCGGACGTCGCGTTGCCGGTGGCCTCGATCACCCCGACATCGTTCGGCGACAGCTTCGCGGCGAACGCCGCCAGCAGATCGCGCCGCATGTCGACGCGGCCGAGTCGCCTGAGCCTGCCATCCTCCCATGCCACTGCTTCGGCGAAGGCGCGGTGAATATCCAGTCCGATGATGCGCATGTCCGTTCCTCCTTCTTGGCTCGGTCAAAGACGGGAGCTGGCGGGTAACACGACATCTACTGATCCGCGCTCGCAGCGCCTCCGGGAAAGTCGCGAGGGGCGGCCATGTAACGAGCTCGGGCTCTCAGCCCACGGTCTATTGACGGCCTGCCTGCACCTTCGTGCTCCCGGTGCCCCACGTCCCGGATGGGCTCACCATAAGGGCGTTCCAAAACAAGAACAGCAGGACGAAAAGGCACCACAGATCACCACCGGATAACAGCAAGGCCAAGCGCTTCGTTCAGACAGGCTTGCGCCAATGGGCTTAGGCCGAGCCTACAACAGCTCTCAAAAACGCTGCCGAACTGCTGCATTGGCTTCGCCGATACAACACAGGCCTCACGGCAGCTTAGGATCAAACCGCCCATCAGTCGCCTCGGACTGGAAGGGTGCACCCTATTAGGTTCCACGCCTAGCTAGGTCGGGGCCGCCGAAGACGCTGGTTGATAGCCCGGCGCCATCGGCCCGGCATTTCAAACCGCCAATCTCTGACCAGCACAGTACGTACGATTGCTCGCTTCGGCAGATCACGCGGCTCATATGTCGGACCTTAACGTCATCCATCATAAACTTTTTGCGACAAAAGATTGCAAGAATGCTAAATTGTTAAAGTCGTTTGTTTCGGTTAAAGGCATCCATCCCATGGATGGCTGATGACATGCGTTTCAAAGGACTTGATCTAAATCTCCTCGTTGTGCTCGACGCACTCCTGACGGAGCGTAATCTCTCGGCGGCGGCACGCAGGATCAACCTGAGTCAGCCCGCCATGAGTGCGGCCGTCGCCCGACTGCGCGATTATTTCCGCGATGAACTGTTTACGATAAGAGGTCGCGAACGATTTCTAACCCCGCGTGCGGCAGCATTTGCCCCCGCAGTTCGCGACGCTCTCCAGCACATCCAGTGCTCGATTATTTCTTCGGATCCGTTTGACCCAGCTCGAGCCGATCGCCTCTTCAGGATCATTCTTTCCGATTTCGTCACGCTCGTGTTTTTCGAAAAGCTTGTGGAGCGTATTGCACGGGAAGCCCCCGCCGTCAGCTTCGAACTGCTGCCTGTCGACGATAGCCCCGATGAGCTTCTCCGGCGCGGTGACGTCGATTTTCTAATTCTACCGGATATGTTCACGTCGAGTGTGCATTCAAGCGTTCCGCTGTTTGACGAGAAGCTCGTGTGCGTAGGCTGTCCCACAAACAAGCAGCTGCCACAGCAGCTTACATTCGAGAGATACATGTCGATGAGGCACGTCGCGGTCAGGTTCGGGCGTACGATGAAGCCGTCTATCGAGGAATGGTTTTTGCTTGAGCATGGCCTTAAGAGACGTGTCGAGGTCGCCGTGCAGGGCTTCAGCATGATTCCACCTATGGTGTCCGGCACAGCTCGTATAGCGACCATGCCCTTGCGGCTGGTCAGGCATTTCGAAAACACGTTCCCCCTGCGGGTTATCGAACTTCCGCTGCCATTTCCCACATTCACCGAGACCCTCCAATGGCCGGCCCTCCACAATAGCGATCCGGCAAGCATCTGGATGCGGGAGATAATGATGCAAGAGGCATCTCGGATGGCTGTCCCGCTGTGAACCCACGGAAAATTCAGGCGCACCTATAGTCACTACTCCTGTCACCATCTACTCTGACGACAATAGCCCTCGCCGGATAAAGTCGATGCTGGCGGCAAGTGCGCCTGCGAGATCGTCCAGAGAATGGACTTCCTCGACCAGCTCGAACGAGAAAGGTCCCGCGTAGCCGCCATCCAGCAGCGCCTGAATCTGGCTGCCATTGTCGGAACCTGCAAGAAAGCGATCGGGGTAAATCCAGAAGGTCGGGTCGTTTACGCTTGAAATGTGCACCAGGCCGGTAAGCTCGCAGAACAGGCATGTCTCCCCGGCCAGGGTGTGGTGGAACGTGTCGTGCACGAGGCGAAAGACGGACTGGCCATCAACCGCGGCAACGGCCTCGGCCGCTTCCTTCTTTGATCGAAGCGAGCAGGTTCGGAAACCCAGCGGCTCGATAAGACCGATCAGACCCCGCGACTGGAGGATTGGCTTGATCTCGTTTAGAGCGAAACGAAGATTGTCCTGGCGCTCGCTATTGGTGGGCCACGAGCTGCGGTTGGCCGGCACCAACACGAG from Mesorhizobium sp. M1E.F.Ca.ET.045.02.1.1 includes the following:
- a CDS encoding acyl carrier protein; its protein translation is MADQFATDVIALIKKRAESESGEGMPASFVGEITIATELDALGFDSLGLADVLWDVEQAYGIKIDMNTADAWSNLKNVGDVVDAVRGLLAKEA
- a CDS encoding TIM barrel protein; translation: MRQVSPRFALDHMAAPRLDVSALFALARDQGLTDVQIRYPHFSNPVARGIPAADVRFAATEAGITIISVNALQRFNDWTPTRQAEASNLADYATACGAETLVLVPANRSSWPTNSERQDNLRFALNEIKPILQSRGLIGLIEPLGFRTCSLRSKKEAAEAVAAVDGQSVFRLVHDTFHHTLAGETCLFCELTGLVHISSVNDPTFWIYPDRFLAGSDNGSQIQALLDGGYAGPFSFELVEEVHSLDDLAGALAASIDFIRRGLLSSE
- a CDS encoding LysR family transcriptional regulator yields the protein MRFKGLDLNLLVVLDALLTERNLSAAARRINLSQPAMSAAVARLRDYFRDELFTIRGRERFLTPRAAAFAPAVRDALQHIQCSIISSDPFDPARADRLFRIILSDFVTLVFFEKLVERIAREAPAVSFELLPVDDSPDELLRRGDVDFLILPDMFTSSVHSSVPLFDEKLVCVGCPTNKQLPQQLTFERYMSMRHVAVRFGRTMKPSIEEWFLLEHGLKRRVEVAVQGFSMIPPMVSGTARIATMPLRLVRHFENTFPLRVIELPLPFPTFTETLQWPALHNSDPASIWMREIMMQEASRMAVPL
- a CDS encoding beta-ketoacyl-[acyl-carrier-protein] synthase family protein — translated: MDRRVVITGVGGLCGLGTDAASMWKEIREGRSAIGPLANSELHDLEGMTGAEIKALPEHDIDRKQLVSMARFSLLAVLAAREAMRQAGLSCDEGNAHRFGATVGVGGLGWDVMEETYRALLLDGARRVGILAVPKTMPSAAAGQVSLRLGLRGPVFGVNSACASANHAIASAVDQIKLGRADVMVSGGSDAPFAWGVLKAWEAMRVLSPDTCRPFSADRKGLVLGEGAGMAVLESYEHATRRGATILAEIAGVGLSADAFHIAAPSVEGPASAMRACLADAGLNAEDVDYLNAHGTGTKSNDQTETAAIKRVFGNHAYSMSISSTKSTHAHCLGAASALEMIACVMAIQEDVVPPTANYREPDPACDLDVTPNVPRERKVRVAMSNAFAMGGTNAVLAFRQV